Below is a genomic region from Fusobacterium nucleatum.
GTAGGTCTATTCTATGAAGGTGGAACAGGAGCAAACTTATTAAATACTCTTAATGTGAAATTAATGGATACTGTTGGAACAACTGGTGGACTTATAGGTGTTTATACAGCTGGTGGAGGAAAGTTAACAAATACTGCGACAATTTCAGGAGATAAAGGTTATGGAATCATATCAAAAGGAACTGAAATTGTAAACCAAGGAACAGTAACTTTAACAAATGCATTGACTTCATCAAAACCTAGTGTAGGGCTTCTTACACAAGCAGGAGATAATATAACAAATGAAGGAACAGTAACTGTTGGTAATAATTCTGTAGGAGTTTATGGTAAAAAAGTATTAAACAAAGGAACAATAGCTGTTGGTGATGGTGGAACAGGAATATACAGTGAAGGCGGAAATGTTGATTTAGATGCAACAAGTAAAATAAATACAGGTGCAAATAAAGCTGTAGGAGTTTTCACAAAAGGTGCGGGACAAACAATAACTGCAAGTGCAGGAAGCACTATGACAATAGGAAATAGTTCATTTGGTTTCTTAAATGAAGGGAAAGGAAATACTATAAATAGTAATGTTGCAAACCAAACATTAGGAACAGATGGAACATATATCTATTCAAGTGATAAATCAGGAACAGTAAATAATAATACTACATTGACGTCAACAGGTTCATATAACTATGGTCTATATTCAGCAGGAACAGTAAAAAATAATGCTGATATAAACTTTGGAACAGGACTAGGAAATGTAGGAGTTTATAGTACTCATGGAGGAAGAGCAACCAACTTAGCAGGAAGAAATATAACTGTTGGAGCTTCATATATAGATCCTAATAATTCATTAAATAATAGATATGCAGTAGGTATGGCAGCTGGATTTACACCAACAGATGAAGAAAAACGAGCTGGAAAAACTCCTTATACTGGAAATATAGTTAATGAAGGAACTATTAATGTAAATGGACAATACAGTATAGGAATGTATGGAACAGGTGTAGGTACTAAAGTATATAATGGTACACCAACAAATAAAAATGCTACAATAAATTTAGGAGCAAGTAATACAACTGGAATGTACTTGGATAATGGAGCTTATGGATATAACTATGGTACAATAAGATCTACTGGTAGTGGTTTAAGCAAAGTAGTTGGAATAGTTGTTAAAAATGGATCTACAATAGAAAACCATGGAAAGATAGAATTAACAGCAGATGATGCAGTTGGAATTTTATCTAAAGGAGATACAGCTGGAAATAACCCAGGTATAATTAAGAACTATGGAACTTTCAATATTAATGGAGCTACTAATCCTAATGATTCTTCAGTTATAAAGAAGGCTGAACCTGGACAAGATTTAGGAAAATCAATGGGTGGTGTTAAAATAGATGTACCAAAAGGTTCATCTGTAGGAACTATAACAGTAAATGGAAAACCAGTAGTACCAACATTAGCAACAACAAGTGCTAAAGAATATAGAGATATGGAAATATCAAAGATTGGTATGTATATAGATACATCTAATAAGAGATTTACTAATCCTATTAATGGTTTAAGTGCATTGTCTCGTTTAAAAACAGCTGATTTAATAATAGGTAATGAAGCAGCACAAAGTACAACAAGTAAGTATATACAAGTTGACCAAAAGATATTAAAACCATATAATGAAATGATAAAGAAAAATCCACAAATCAAAAAATGGAATATCTATGCAGGAGCATTAACTTGGATGGCAACAGTTTCACAAGATAAAAATGATGGAACTATGAAGAGTGCTTACTTAGCAAAAGTCCCATATACTCATTGGGCAGGAAATGAATCAATACCAGTAGATAAGAAAGATACATATAATTTCTTAGATGGATTGGAACAAAGATATGGTGTAGAAGGAATAGGAACAAGAGAAAATGGAGTATTCCAAAAATTAAATGGAATAGGAAAGAATGAACAAATCTTATTCTTCCAAGCAGTAGATGAAATGATGGGACATCAATATGCGAATGTACAACAAAGAGTACAATCAACAGGAATCATCTTAGATAAAGAATTTAAGTATTTAAGAGATGAATGGAGAACAGCATCTAAAGATTCAAATAAAATAAAAGTATTTGGAACTAACGGAGAATACAAAACAGATACAGCAGGAGTTATAGACTACAAAAATTATGGATATGGAGTAGCTTATCTACATGAAGATGAAGATATTAAGCTAGGAAGAGGTATTGGATGGTATACAGGTATAGTTCATAATACATTTAAGTTTAAAGATATAGGAAAATCAAAGGAACAAATGTTACAAGCAAAAGTAGGATTATTAAAATCAGTACCATTTGATGATAATAATAGCTTGAATTGGACAATATCAGGAGATATCTTTGTAGGACGTAATACAATGCATAGAAAATTCTTAGTAGTGGATGAAATATTTAATGCAAAATCTAAATATTATACTTATGGAATAGGAGTAAAGAATGAAATAGGTAAAGAATTTAGATTAAGTGAAGACTTCACATTAAGACCATATGCAGCATTAAAACTAGAATATGGAAGAGTATCTAAGATAAGAGAAAAATCTGGAGAAATCAAATTAGAAGTAAAACAAAATCAATACTTCTCAGTAAGACCAGAAATAGGAGCAGAATTAGGCTTCAAACACTACTTTGGAATGAAAGCACTAAAGACAACACTAGGAGTAGCTTATGAAAATGAGTTAGGAAGAGTTGCAAATGGAAAGAATAAAGCAAGAGTAGTAGATACAAGTGCTGATTGGTTTAACATAAGAGGAGAAAAAGAAGATAGAAGAGGAAATGTAAAATTTGACTTGAATGTTGGAGTAGATAATACAAGAGTAGGAGTAACAGCAAATGTAGGATATGACACTAAAGGTAAAAACCTAAGAGGAGGTTTAGGACTAAGAGTTATATTCTAATCCTATGAAAAGATCACTAAATGTACTTTAATTTTAATAGAGTATTATTTTATAACAGGAAAGAAGGTTGTTTTTCAACCTTCTTTTTTGTTATAATTATAAAAAATAATAAAATTGGAAGGAGGAGACTTATGGAATTAGTTCATATAAAAAATCCTGATTTTGAAGTGATGATGAAAATTGTAGAGATAGAGCAAGAAGCTTTTGAAGGAAATGGAAATGTTGACCTTTGGATAGTAAAAGCTCTCATAAGATATGGTTTGGTTTTTGTAATAAAAGAAAGTGATAGAATAGTATGCATTGTTGAATATATGCAAGTTTTTAATAAGAAATCTTTATTTTTATATGGAATTTCAACTTTAAAAGAATATAGACATAAAGGTTATGCAAATTATATTTTGAATGAAACAGAAAAGATTTTAAAAGATTTATCTTATGAAGAAATAGAACTAACAGTCGCACCTGAAAATGATATAGCGATAAATTTTTATAAAAAACATGGCTATATAGAAGAAAAACTTTTAGAAGATGAATATGGAAAAGGTATTCATAGATATGTTATGAGAAAAAAATTGTTCTGATTTTAATTATCTATAAAAATAACTTGACATATAAAGAGTTCTAATATAATATATTACTATTCAAGTTAAGTATATAAAAATATTTTTTAAATTAGAAAGGGAAAGAAGATGGAATTACAATTACATACAGGGGATATAGGAAATTACCTAAAAAAACATGATATAAAACCTTCCTATCAAAGAATGAAAATATTTCAATATTTGTTAGATAATCATAACCATCCGACAGTAGACACAATATATAAGGCACTTTGTCCAGAGATACCAACTTTATCTAAAACAACAGTGTATAATACTTTAAATTTATTTATAGAGAAGAAATTAGTTTATGTCATAGTTATAGAAGAGAATGAAACAAGATATGATTTATTAACTCACACACATGGACATTTTAAATGTACTTGTTGTGGAGCTTTATTTGATGTTGAATTAAATATAGATTATAGTAAAAGTAAAGAATTGGTAGGTTGTGAGATTGAAGAAAAGCATATCTATTTTAAAGGTGTATGTAAAAACTGTAAAGATAGAAGTAATTAAAATAAAAACTATATTTTGATATTTGAGGGAGTTAAGATGAGAAAATATTTATTTTTAATAGTTTTATTATTTACAGTATTATCATCTTTTAGTTATTCAAATTATCCAACACCAGATTATAAATATTATATAGTAAAAGAACCTATGGTTGTAAAAAATTTACAACTTCCTGTTGGAACAAGAATAGTTTATTTCGATAAAAGTCTTTTTGGAGATAGTGAATCAAGTAAGCCTTTAAGCGAAAAAAAAATATATCAAATATTTTTTCCAGATGACAAACCATTAATATGGGGAGGTATGCCAGTAGCCTTGATAGAAAGATTTTTCAATAGGGATATGAAAGGTTTTACTGTTTATCCAGAATTAGGAAACTTGTTTGAAAAAGAAAAAATTAAAAGTAAACTTATTGAAAAAAGTGAGTTTATAAAATTATGGTTTATGTGGGCAGAAAATATTGATGTTAATATAAAAGATGAAAAGGATTGGAGTTTTAACCCAGATAATATGGTTTTAGGTGGGAAAGCTGATGCTAGGTATATTGATTATAGCAATTTAAAGTATTTTGATGATGAAAGTAGTATGAAAGAGCATTTAAGAAAATTAAATGAAGCTGCTAAAAGTGTAAAATAGGAGAAATTATGAATACACTACAAATGTATAAACTTTCTATAATAGTAAGTATTATTTTACTCTTATATTTTTTATTCAAGAAAAAATAAAGAATTTTAGAATTTATTAATTTTTAATTTACTTGTTGACACTACTTGAAAAGTGTGCTAAAATAACAGAGTCTTAGAAAGCAGAATACAGGAAAAACTCGCATACCATATTAAATTTATTATGGGAGGATCATTGAAGATACCGTTAAAGAGTGGACTTGTTTTTGATAAATAGTTTACACTTTGATGTAGATTGTGAAGAATTTAAACCAAAAGATTTCTTCGTTTAGTTGAGTAGAATTGTATGAGCTATATAAGATTAGAAAATACAATTTAATAGGAGGAATGCAGATGAGAGTACAAGTGATATTAGAATGTACAGAAACAAAGTTAAGACACTATACTACAACAAAAAACAAAAAGACTCATCCAGAAAGATTAGAAATGATGAAGTATAATCCAGTACTAAAAAAACATACTTTGTATAAAGAAACAAAGAAGTAGGATGAAAGTTTAGTTAACAACACATGCAGGTCAATGGCTCAATTGGTAGAGCATCGGTCTCCAAAACCGAGGGTTGGGGGTTCGAGTCCCTCTTGACCTGCCACTTTTATTGAAAGGAGATAGCTATGAATTTATTTCAAAAGGTTAAAATGGAATACTCAAAAGTTGAATGGCCTTCAAAAACAGAAGTTATTCATTCTACTCTATGGGTTGTAACCATGACTGTTTTAGTATCTATCTATCTTGGAGTCTTTGATATTCTTGCAGTGAGAGCCTTAAACTTTTTGGAGGCATTGATATGAGTGTAGAAAATGTCAGAAAATGGTTTATGATTCATACTTATTCTGGATATGAAAAAAAAGTAAAAACAGACCTTGAACAAAAAATGGAAACATTAGGTTTTAGAGAAGTTGTAACTAACATATTGGTTCCAGAAGAGGAATTAACAGAAATTGTTAGAGGAAAGCCTAAGAAAGTTCACAGAAAGCTTTTCCCAGCATATGTTATGCTTGAAATGGAAGCTACAAGAGAAGAAAATGAAAATGGTATAAGTTATAAAGTAGATCCTCGTGTATGGTATGAAGTAAGAAATACCAATGGGGTTACTGGATTTGTAGGAGTTGGTTCTGACCCTATTCCTATGGAAGAAGAAGAAGTAAAAAATATATTCAACATAATAGGTGTAAAGACACCTAAAGACAATGTAAAAATTGACTTTACTGAGGGAGATTATGTGAAAATCTTAAATGGTTCATTTAAAGATCAAGAAGGACAAGTTGCTGAAATTGATTATGAACATGGTAGAGTTAAAGTAATGGTTGATATTTTTGGAAGAATGACACCAGTTGAAATTGAAGTAGATGGTGTTTTGAAAGTGTAGTATACACAATCTTATGGAGGTGTAATTTTAAAAAATGGCAAAAGAAGTAATTCAAATAATAAAACTACAATTACCAGCAGGTAAAGCGAACCCTGCTCCACCAGTTGGACCAGCACTAGGACAACATGGTGTAAATATAATGGAATTTTGTAAGGCATTTAATGCTAAAACTCAAGATAAGGCTGGATGGATAATTCCTGTTGAGATATCTGTTTATAGTGATAGATCTTTCACATTTATATTAAAAACTCCACCTGCATCAGACTTATTAAAGAAAGCTGCTGGAATAACATCTGGAGCAAAAAACTCTAAAAAAGAAGTTGCAGGAAAAATTACTACTGCAAAGTTAAAAGAACTAGCTGAAACTAAAATGCCTGACTTAAATGCTTCATCTGTTGAAACAGCTATGAAGATAATTGCAGGATCAGCAAGATCTATGGGAATAAAAATAGAAGACTAATTGCGTGATAATTTAGTGGTAGAGTTTACTCGTTAAGCCACAAAGGGAGGAAATTTAATAATGGCAAAACATAGAGGAAAGAAATATTTAGAAGTAGCTAAATTAGTTGAAATAGGAAAACTTTATGATATAAGAGAAGCACTTGAATTAGTTCAAAAGACTAAAACTGCAAAATTTACTGAAACTGTTGAAGTAGCATTAAGACTTGGAGTAGACCCAAGACATGCTGACCAACAAATCAGAGGAACAGTTGTGTTACCTCATGGAACAGGTAAAACTGTAAAAATATTAGCAATCACTTCTGGTGAAAATATAGAAAAAGCATTATCTGCAGGAGCAGATTATGCAGGAGCAGAAGAATACATCAACCAAATTCAACAAGGTTG
It encodes:
- a CDS encoding GNAT family N-acetyltransferase — translated: MELVHIKNPDFEVMMKIVEIEQEAFEGNGNVDLWIVKALIRYGLVFVIKESDRIVCIVEYMQVFNKKSLFLYGISTLKEYRHKGYANYILNETEKILKDLSYEEIELTVAPENDIAINFYKKHGYIEEKLLEDEYGKGIHRYVMRKKLF
- a CDS encoding Fur family transcriptional regulator translates to MELQLHTGDIGNYLKKHDIKPSYQRMKIFQYLLDNHNHPTVDTIYKALCPEIPTLSKTTVYNTLNLFIEKKLVYVIVIEENETRYDLLTHTHGHFKCTCCGALFDVELNIDYSKSKELVGCEIEEKHIYFKGVCKNCKDRSN
- the rpmG gene encoding 50S ribosomal protein L33, with product MRVQVILECTETKLRHYTTTKNKKTHPERLEMMKYNPVLKKHTLYKETKK
- the secE gene encoding preprotein translocase subunit SecE, encoding MNLFQKVKMEYSKVEWPSKTEVIHSTLWVVTMTVLVSIYLGVFDILAVRALNFLEALI
- the nusG gene encoding transcription termination/antitermination protein NusG; this translates as MSVENVRKWFMIHTYSGYEKKVKTDLEQKMETLGFREVVTNILVPEEELTEIVRGKPKKVHRKLFPAYVMLEMEATREENENGISYKVDPRVWYEVRNTNGVTGFVGVGSDPIPMEEEEVKNIFNIIGVKTPKDNVKIDFTEGDYVKILNGSFKDQEGQVAEIDYEHGRVKVMVDIFGRMTPVEIEVDGVLKV
- the rplK gene encoding 50S ribosomal protein L11; the encoded protein is MAKEVIQIIKLQLPAGKANPAPPVGPALGQHGVNIMEFCKAFNAKTQDKAGWIIPVEISVYSDRSFTFILKTPPASDLLKKAAGITSGAKNSKKEVAGKITTAKLKELAETKMPDLNASSVETAMKIIAGSARSMGIKIED